A region from the Algoriphagus machipongonensis genome encodes:
- a CDS encoding CdaR family protein: protein MPDSKKSSKGISPKKISDLKVVVLCVAAATTFWILNALNKDDYNTIVDYPIEFIYNQESYMAVNRLPSSIQVEINGNGWDLLRKYFNVNETPYPVELEDPASKDFILTSDLKRPLGEFLSPTQLISVLDDSIHYQIDQIQTIELTPTLDSLSYSLANNYKLVDEINFYPESISVTGPSSILSNLEGVFPVSLNQQRITENINEEVSLEIPQELEEMITLNPEKIQVQFDVVAFLEGNKRLKVKKINFPRTVTLENEEVTIMMSYLVDERKVDELKELEFEAVLDYSKRNREDSTINVVVNPLPSYLEQVVVLPEIIKLNYE from the coding sequence GGATTCGAAAAAATCCTCAAAAGGGATTTCTCCAAAAAAAATCTCTGATCTAAAAGTGGTAGTTCTCTGCGTTGCAGCAGCTACCACTTTTTGGATTTTAAACGCCCTGAATAAGGACGATTATAATACTATTGTCGATTACCCAATAGAGTTTATATATAATCAAGAGTCCTATATGGCTGTCAATAGATTGCCCTCCAGCATTCAGGTAGAGATTAATGGAAACGGATGGGACCTTCTCAGGAAGTACTTTAATGTGAATGAGACCCCCTACCCTGTAGAATTAGAAGACCCGGCTAGCAAAGATTTCATCCTTACTTCAGATCTAAAAAGACCCCTTGGGGAGTTTTTAAGTCCTACACAGCTTATTTCTGTATTGGATGATTCTATTCATTATCAGATTGATCAAATCCAAACAATAGAATTAACCCCTACGCTAGATTCATTGAGTTATAGTTTAGCCAACAACTACAAACTTGTCGACGAGATCAATTTTTATCCAGAAAGCATTTCAGTAACAGGACCTAGTTCTATCTTGAGCAATCTTGAGGGAGTTTTTCCAGTCAGCCTAAACCAGCAAAGAATTACAGAAAACATCAATGAAGAGGTAAGCTTAGAAATTCCTCAAGAATTAGAGGAAATGATCACTTTAAATCCAGAAAAAATTCAGGTTCAATTTGATGTAGTAGCTTTCCTTGAAGGGAACAAGAGGCTTAAAGTGAAAAAAATCAACTTCCCCCGAACAGTAACTTTGGAGAATGAAGAAGTTACAATCATGATGAGCTATTTAGTAGATGAAAGAAAGGTAGACGAACTTAAAGAATTAGAATTTGAGGCTGTCTTGGACTATTCTAAAAGAAATCGAGAGGACAGTACCATTAATGTGGTCGTAAACCCATTGCCGTCCTACCTAGAACAGGTCGTTGTGTTGCCCGAAATCATCAAACTTAATTATGAATAA
- a CDS encoding peroxiredoxin, which yields MALVGKKAPAFSAGAVINGEEIVENFNLDQYLGKKNVVLFFYPKDFTFVCPTELHAFQSKLAEFEKRDTVVIGCSTDTEETHLAWLMTPKAEGGIESVTYPIIADASKTISLNYGVLAGEYSYDPETNLWSFDGAPVAYRGTFLIDKEGVVRHESINDLPLGRNIDEYLRILDAQIHVEKFGEVCPANWEEGKEAMQATNEGVATYLSNN from the coding sequence ATGGCATTAGTAGGAAAAAAGGCTCCGGCATTTTCAGCAGGAGCAGTGATAAACGGAGAAGAGATTGTAGAGAACTTCAACTTGGATCAATACCTAGGTAAGAAGAATGTCGTTCTTTTCTTCTATCCAAAGGATTTTACTTTCGTTTGCCCAACTGAACTTCATGCTTTCCAGTCTAAGTTGGCTGAATTTGAAAAAAGAGATACAGTAGTAATTGGTTGTTCTACTGACACTGAAGAAACTCACCTAGCTTGGTTGATGACTCCAAAAGCAGAAGGTGGAATTGAAAGTGTTACTTATCCTATCATCGCTGACGCTTCAAAAACTATTTCTTTGAATTACGGTGTTTTGGCGGGAGAATATTCTTATGATCCCGAGACAAACCTTTGGTCATTTGATGGCGCTCCAGTTGCATACAGAGGTACATTCTTGATCGATAAAGAAGGTGTTGTTCGTCACGAATCAATCAATGACTTGCCTTTAGGAAGAAATATCGATGAGTACTTAAGAATTCTTGACGCTCAGATTCACGTAGAGAAATTTGGCGAAGTTTGTCCAGCTAACTGGGAAGAAGGTAAAGAAGCTATGCAGGCTACTAACGAAGGAGTTGCTACTTACTTATCAAATAATTAA
- a CDS encoding alpha/beta hydrolase: MKKTISQALIFVFVTLPIFTFASVDTVSTYSKTMDKEVKSMVITPSNYDEESQYPVVFLLHGYSGNYTSWLENAPETEKLADLYQMILVTPDGNFDSWYWDSPVDPKSQYETYITKELIPFIDDNYATIAKKEGRAITGLSMGGHGALYLAIRNQDIFGVAGSQSGGVDIAPFPENWNMKAYLGTKAESPSNWEDYSVMGQLHLLSQNKLPLIIHCGTNDFFYQVNLKLHEELTYLNIPHTFTSNPGGHTWDYWKESVQYQLLFFHNYFRENPSE; this comes from the coding sequence ATGAAAAAAACGATAAGTCAAGCCTTAATTTTTGTTTTTGTCACGCTACCTATATTCACATTTGCAAGTGTTGACACTGTTTCAACTTATAGTAAAACCATGGATAAAGAGGTCAAATCCATGGTGATAACTCCTTCAAACTATGACGAAGAGTCGCAATACCCGGTAGTATTTTTATTGCATGGATATTCAGGAAACTATACTTCTTGGTTAGAAAATGCTCCGGAAACAGAAAAGCTTGCTGATTTATATCAAATGATTTTAGTCACTCCCGACGGTAATTTCGATAGTTGGTATTGGGATAGTCCTGTTGATCCTAAATCACAATACGAAACTTACATTACGAAGGAGCTGATTCCATTCATTGATGATAATTATGCTACAATTGCAAAAAAAGAAGGACGGGCAATAACTGGCCTCAGCATGGGTGGACATGGAGCCTTGTATTTAGCCATTCGGAATCAAGATATATTTGGTGTAGCCGGAAGCCAAAGCGGAGGAGTGGATATTGCTCCGTTTCCAGAAAATTGGAATATGAAAGCCTACCTAGGAACCAAAGCTGAATCCCCTTCCAACTGGGAGGACTATTCCGTGATGGGCCAATTACACCTTTTAAGCCAAAATAAATTACCTCTAATCATCCACTGTGGCACGAATGACTTCTTCTATCAGGTCAACTTGAAACTGCATGAAGAACTTACTTACCTTAATATCCCACATACCTTTACATCAAATCCAGGTGGGCATACTTGGGATTACTGGAAAGAGTCAGTGCAATATCAACTGCTTTTTTTCCACAACTATTTTAGGGAAAACCCTTCGGAATAA
- a CDS encoding bestrophin family protein, which translates to MKGYNPNQWFRILFLIQKSDTLFRLAPLMLIILVYSLGVAWIEIEYLQISEDSWLQYLPAMHSLLSFVISILMVFRTNTAYDRWWEGRKHWGALVNCSRNFALKLSSMLATDDHINRKFFRRSIPVYAFALKEHLQTKVTLFMLDDVGDEEIKPNIDITKHVPNQVAKIMFGRVNKLYEGGKISGDQLYVLNNEITAFTDICGACERIKNTPIPYSYSSFIKKFILVYVMTLPIGLVYTVGYYAAPITTFIFYVLASLELVAEEIEEPFGTDLNDLPMEKLSINIKKHVEELI; encoded by the coding sequence ATGAAAGGATACAATCCTAACCAATGGTTTCGAATTTTATTTTTAATTCAAAAATCTGATACTCTTTTCAGGTTGGCTCCATTGATGCTTATTATCCTAGTCTATTCATTAGGAGTAGCTTGGATAGAGATTGAATATTTACAAATCAGTGAAGACAGCTGGCTTCAGTATTTACCGGCCATGCATAGTTTATTGAGCTTTGTCATCTCTATCTTGATGGTGTTCCGAACCAATACAGCTTATGACAGATGGTGGGAAGGAAGAAAACACTGGGGAGCACTGGTCAATTGTAGTAGGAATTTCGCCTTGAAATTATCATCTATGTTAGCCACAGATGATCATATAAATAGAAAATTCTTTAGACGAAGTATACCTGTATATGCATTTGCTTTAAAGGAACATCTTCAGACGAAGGTCACTTTATTTATGTTGGATGATGTTGGAGATGAAGAAATCAAACCCAATATTGATATCACAAAACATGTCCCGAATCAAGTGGCAAAAATCATGTTTGGCAGGGTCAATAAATTATATGAAGGCGGAAAGATTTCTGGGGATCAACTATATGTCTTAAACAATGAGATAACTGCTTTTACCGATATTTGTGGTGCTTGTGAAAGAATAAAAAACACTCCCATCCCCTACTCGTACAGCTCTTTTATTAAAAAATTCATTTTAGTTTACGTGATGACATTACCCATTGGACTTGTCTATACGGTAGGCTATTATGCTGCCCCTATTACCACATTTATTTTTTATGTCTTAGCAAGTTTAGAATTAGTTGCTGAGGAAATCGAAGAACCATTTGGAACTGATTTGAATGACCTTCCCATGGAAAAATTATCAATCAATATTAAAAAGCATGTGGAGGAATTGATTTAA
- a CDS encoding nuclear transport factor 2 family protein — translation MRYLAVFLILTVIMVSKAKAQVSNERELISETIQLYFDGMIERDKSKLEKAFISEARLIGYRGENFTLTTFESWAEATSKGEARNPAVYKNEIVSIRVQGNAAAVETELYWPGIYYYDFLTLMKIDGEWKIVNKSWSQKKI, via the coding sequence ATGAGGTACCTAGCTGTTTTTTTAATATTGACTGTAATCATGGTTTCAAAGGCAAAAGCTCAAGTGTCCAATGAACGAGAATTAATTAGCGAAACGATTCAGTTGTATTTTGACGGAATGATAGAGAGGGATAAATCTAAGCTTGAGAAAGCCTTTATTTCAGAGGCTCGATTGATTGGCTACAGAGGAGAGAATTTTACGCTAACGACCTTTGAATCTTGGGCAGAGGCAACTTCAAAAGGAGAAGCCAGAAATCCTGCTGTTTACAAAAATGAAATAGTTTCAATCCGGGTTCAAGGAAATGCAGCAGCAGTAGAAACTGAATTGTATTGGCCGGGAATTTACTATTATGACTTTTTGACTTTGATGAAAATTGATGGAGAATGGAAAATCGTCAATAAAAGCTGGTCGCAAAAGAAAATTTGA
- a CDS encoding DUF6952 family protein, whose translation MKLPVIKTIQRTCTPEQIETALEVLENISEAPSLKEPEIDVIGELISNLCGAMEVHQMVSEGMSEKDAGNAFMKKVLGSIDR comes from the coding sequence ATGAAGTTACCAGTAATTAAGACAATTCAGAGAACCTGTACTCCTGAGCAGATTGAAACAGCTTTGGAAGTATTGGAAAACATTTCTGAAGCACCCTCTTTAAAAGAACCAGAAATCGACGTGATTGGAGAATTAATCTCTAATCTATGTGGAGCAATGGAGGTGCATCAAATGGTTTCAGAAGGTATGTCTGAAAAAGATGCTGGAAATGCTTTCATGAAAAAAGTTTTAGGATCTATAGATAGATAA
- a CDS encoding polysaccharide lyase family 8 super-sandwich domain-containing protein, whose product MTFAWQESDFEIIKERIFKDYQKSIPDSDIGKQVGEILKGFQTDGSWNDIDYKDKSMTGWEPDKHIKRLGIMTIAYTKAGNKYEGDEELFGKILQAMRYWTNLNPEPTSDNWWWVSISVPKEVGSLLIAMRYGDKQVPEELEKEMLKWMNKTVSITKSPGKDGSNLTDIAQHMIMQAVLTEDSELLNRAVSVVSESIQVTQGDGIQRDMSFHAHGPELYMHGYGREYLLGIRNVAVYIMGTSFSFTPEQIALISDFTRNGYLKSMRGKYIDYSVIGRGIARNNATRTNSGLIKLLREIDIDENQEEYQYAIARIDGKEPPSYHVEPRNIHYWRSDYTIHQRPEFMVSVNIASSRSIRTESGNKENLNGQWLTEGAMNIAVKGDEYFNIFPNWEWNKIPGTTTPENKKLRKRTNWVAEPGNANFVGGVSDGLNGLAVYKMDAYKTQAQKAWFFFGDKIICIGAGINADRVENINTTVNQSRLRGPVLVSTTSDFKEMNSKFAKFDEPNTWIFHDQIAYYFPEGQKLELSAQNQPGSWAEINGNSSSKTINKDVFKLWINHGKNPDDSKYSYVVFPGIDSSDQLGDELVSGLEIIQNDRKIQAVIDQNLKLFGAVFYEKGSLEWEGISLSVNQPCLVQIQEYSPGKWQVNLAEPTQLLKGSIKVNIKANGKSKNINFSLPKGDLAGSTVNELVDMN is encoded by the coding sequence ATGACTTTTGCCTGGCAAGAGTCTGATTTTGAAATCATCAAAGAGCGGATTTTTAAGGATTATCAGAAGAGTATTCCCGATTCAGATATAGGTAAACAAGTGGGGGAAATTCTCAAAGGCTTTCAAACTGACGGAAGCTGGAATGATATTGATTATAAAGATAAATCGATGACTGGTTGGGAACCAGACAAGCATATTAAAAGGCTGGGCATAATGACTATAGCTTACACAAAAGCTGGAAATAAATATGAAGGAGATGAAGAACTTTTTGGTAAAATTCTTCAAGCCATGCGATACTGGACAAATTTGAATCCAGAACCAACCTCAGATAATTGGTGGTGGGTAAGTATTAGCGTTCCAAAGGAAGTAGGAAGTCTATTGATAGCCATGAGGTATGGAGATAAGCAAGTTCCGGAGGAATTGGAAAAAGAAATGCTGAAGTGGATGAATAAGACGGTTTCTATTACAAAGTCACCCGGTAAAGATGGATCTAATCTTACTGATATTGCTCAACATATGATCATGCAGGCTGTATTGACTGAGGACTCTGAACTTTTAAATAGGGCTGTTTCTGTAGTTTCAGAATCTATTCAGGTTACACAGGGGGATGGAATTCAAAGAGATATGTCTTTTCACGCGCACGGGCCTGAACTCTATATGCATGGTTATGGAAGGGAGTATTTATTGGGGATTAGAAATGTAGCGGTTTATATAATGGGGACGAGCTTTTCATTTACTCCTGAGCAAATCGCATTGATATCGGATTTTACTAGAAATGGGTATCTGAAATCTATGAGGGGGAAATACATTGATTACAGTGTGATTGGTCGAGGAATTGCCAGAAATAATGCGACAAGAACAAACTCTGGGTTAATAAAACTATTGAGGGAAATAGACATAGATGAAAATCAGGAGGAATATCAATATGCAATTGCTCGTATTGATGGAAAAGAACCTCCTTCTTATCATGTTGAGCCAAGGAATATTCATTATTGGAGGTCTGATTATACTATTCACCAAAGACCAGAATTTATGGTTTCAGTAAATATTGCCTCCTCTCGCTCGATCCGAACAGAATCTGGAAATAAGGAGAATTTAAATGGTCAATGGTTGACAGAGGGAGCTATGAATATTGCTGTCAAAGGGGATGAATATTTTAATATTTTCCCAAATTGGGAATGGAATAAAATTCCTGGTACAACGACACCAGAAAACAAAAAGTTAAGAAAAAGGACCAATTGGGTTGCAGAACCAGGAAATGCAAATTTTGTAGGGGGAGTTAGTGATGGATTGAATGGATTGGCTGTTTATAAAATGGATGCCTATAAAACCCAAGCTCAGAAAGCATGGTTTTTCTTTGGGGATAAAATCATATGCATTGGGGCAGGAATAAATGCTGATCGTGTTGAAAATATTAATACCACTGTAAACCAATCAAGGCTGAGAGGGCCAGTCTTGGTTTCTACTACTAGTGATTTTAAGGAGATGAATTCAAAGTTTGCCAAGTTTGACGAACCCAATACCTGGATATTCCATGATCAAATAGCATACTACTTTCCTGAAGGGCAAAAATTAGAGTTGTCTGCTCAAAATCAACCGGGTTCCTGGGCTGAAATTAATGGCAACTCTTCCAGCAAAACGATCAATAAAGATGTATTTAAATTATGGATCAATCATGGAAAGAATCCAGATGATTCAAAATACAGCTATGTGGTTTTTCCTGGTATTGATTCTTCGGATCAATTAGGAGATGAATTGGTTTCTGGCTTGGAAATAATTCAGAATGACCGTAAAATCCAGGCGGTGATTGACCAAAATCTTAAACTTTTTGGGGCAGTTTTTTATGAAAAGGGCTCTTTAGAATGGGAAGGTATCAGCCTTTCTGTCAATCAGCCTTGTTTGGTTCAGATTCAAGAATATAGCCCGGGGAAATGGCAAGTCAACCTAGCCGAGCCAACCCAGCTTCTGAAGGGTTCCATTAAAGTAAATATCAAGGCCAATGGAAAATCTAAGAATATTAACTTCAGTTTGCCAAAAGGAGATCTTGCTGGTTCTACTGTAAATGAACTTGTTGATATGAATTAA
- the serS gene encoding serine--tRNA ligase, whose translation MLLVNQIRDNYAGVLAGLQKRNFQNAKEVLAEVLKWDDLRKSTQTQRDQMQAESNSISKKIGMLMKEGKAAEAMEIKERTAQIKAQIKELEEENSNAEESLKSLLYTIPNVPHSSVPAGAAAEDNEVVLEVGEVPVLHEGKKPHWELIKDYDIIDFDLGVKITGAGFPVYKGKGARLQRALINFFLDEAMAQGYTEVQPPILVNEDSGYGTGQLPDKEGQMYFASADNLYLIPTAEVPLTNLYRDVILTEADLPVKNVGFTPCFRREAGSWGAHVRGLNRLHQFDKVEIVQITHPDKSYETLESMSSYVQGLLKKLELPYRVLRLCGGDMGFTSALTYDMEVYSAAQERWLEVSSVSNFETYQSNRLKLRFKGEDKKTQLAHSLNGSALALPRIVASILENNQTPDGINMPKVLHPYLGFDKI comes from the coding sequence ATGCTGCTAGTTAATCAAATAAGAGACAACTACGCCGGTGTACTTGCCGGACTTCAAAAGAGAAATTTTCAAAATGCCAAAGAGGTACTCGCAGAGGTATTAAAATGGGATGATTTAAGAAAATCTACCCAAACTCAGCGTGACCAGATGCAAGCAGAATCGAATTCTATATCCAAGAAAATCGGTATGCTGATGAAGGAAGGGAAAGCTGCCGAGGCTATGGAGATTAAAGAGCGAACTGCTCAAATAAAAGCTCAGATTAAGGAGCTTGAAGAAGAAAATTCAAATGCTGAAGAATCTTTAAAATCACTTTTATATACAATTCCAAACGTTCCACATAGTTCTGTGCCAGCGGGTGCTGCAGCAGAGGATAATGAAGTGGTTCTGGAAGTAGGAGAGGTTCCAGTTTTGCATGAGGGTAAAAAACCTCATTGGGAACTGATTAAAGATTACGACATCATTGATTTTGACCTGGGTGTTAAAATCACAGGTGCAGGATTTCCAGTGTATAAAGGAAAAGGAGCAAGACTTCAAAGGGCATTGATCAACTTCTTCCTTGACGAAGCAATGGCACAAGGTTATACAGAAGTGCAGCCTCCAATTTTGGTCAATGAGGATTCCGGTTACGGTACGGGACAATTGCCGGATAAAGAGGGTCAAATGTATTTCGCTTCAGCAGATAACTTGTATTTAATCCCTACAGCTGAAGTGCCTTTAACCAATTTATATAGAGATGTAATACTTACAGAGGCAGATTTGCCTGTAAAAAATGTAGGGTTCACACCTTGTTTTCGTCGCGAAGCAGGAAGTTGGGGGGCTCATGTTCGAGGATTGAATAGATTACATCAGTTTGACAAGGTGGAAATCGTGCAGATTACACACCCAGACAAATCCTATGAGACCTTGGAGAGCATGAGTAGTTATGTTCAGGGGTTATTGAAAAAGCTAGAACTTCCTTACCGTGTATTGCGACTTTGTGGAGGAGATATGGGCTTTACATCTGCTTTGACTTATGATATGGAAGTTTATTCTGCTGCTCAGGAAAGATGGCTTGAGGTAAGTTCTGTATCTAATTTTGAAACTTATCAGTCAAATCGATTGAAACTCCGATTTAAAGGAGAGGATAAGAAGACCCAATTGGCTCATTCACTAAATGGAAGTGCTTTGGCTTTACCACGAATTGTAGCTTCTATTTTAGAGAACAATCAAACGCCCGATGGTATCAATATGCCCAAGGTTCTTCACCCTTATTTAGGGTTTGATAAAATATAA
- a CDS encoding thioredoxin family protein: MIELTEDTLQELVSSNDQVIVQYSAGWCGNCRIMKPKFRRLAGENADKVFVIVDAEKFPNSRKLAQVNNLPTFASFKGGQLVNQIQTNKEDQLKALINEVTSN; this comes from the coding sequence ATGATTGAACTAACTGAAGATACTTTGCAGGAGCTTGTTTCAAGCAATGATCAAGTGATTGTACAATATTCTGCTGGCTGGTGTGGCAATTGCCGTATTATGAAGCCAAAGTTTAGAAGATTAGCTGGAGAAAATGCTGACAAGGTTTTTGTCATTGTGGACGCTGAGAAATTTCCGAATTCACGAAAATTGGCTCAAGTAAACAATTTGCCAACTTTTGCTTCTTTCAAAGGAGGTCAGTTGGTGAATCAAATCCAGACAAATAAAGAAGATCAATTAAAAGCTTTGATTAATGAAGTTACCAGTAATTAA
- the coaE gene encoding dephospho-CoA kinase (Dephospho-CoA kinase (CoaE) performs the final step in coenzyme A biosynthesis.) — protein sequence MNKPQPLLVGLTGGIGSGKSTVAKIFEILGIPVYYADDRAKWLMANQPDLVESIKKEFGTESYLKDGSVNRNYLSKEVFSDPEKVKIINSLVHPAVGIDFQEWASSQNTPYVLKEAALIFETGNEKKLDHVINVSSPLKIRVMRILIRDPHRDEQQVNKIIDQQMPDETKNELADFVIKNVDNKLLIPQVLKVHETLTAKAI from the coding sequence ATGAATAAACCTCAGCCCCTACTGGTAGGTTTGACAGGAGGAATTGGATCAGGAAAATCTACTGTAGCCAAAATTTTTGAAATACTAGGGATACCTGTCTATTACGCTGATGATAGAGCCAAGTGGCTTATGGCTAACCAACCCGATTTGGTTGAGTCAATAAAAAAGGAATTTGGGACAGAATCTTATTTAAAAGATGGATCCGTTAATCGAAATTACCTTTCAAAAGAAGTTTTTTCTGATCCTGAGAAAGTAAAAATCATCAATTCATTGGTTCACCCAGCAGTGGGAATTGATTTTCAGGAATGGGCCTCCAGCCAAAATACTCCTTATGTTTTGAAAGAAGCAGCTCTGATTTTCGAAACGGGGAATGAGAAGAAACTTGATCATGTAATCAACGTGAGCTCGCCCCTTAAAATAAGAGTAATGCGGATACTAATCCGCGATCCTCATCGCGATGAGCAGCAGGTAAACAAGATTATAGACCAACAAATGCCAGATGAGACCAAAAATGAATTGGCGGATTTTGTCATCAAGAATGTTGATAATAAGCTCTTAATTCCTCAAGTTTTGAAAGTCCATGAAACTTTGACTGCAAAAGCTATCTAA
- a CDS encoding isopenicillin N synthase family dioxygenase yields MEILFDEIPSLDLADFTTGSPEKKAAFVKKLGEAYQNIGFVAIKNHGLSQELQDRLYHSIKSFFALPDEVKSQYEKPEIGFQRGYTGKGKEHAKGRNTGDLKEFYHVGQELANIPDSDPVKKEYPANLWPAEIPEFQNDANEAYRTLESAGKAMLQAIALNLELPEDYFEDKVAYGNSILRQIHYFPIENPDEVPADAVRAAEHGDINLITLLMGASADGLQVLRKDGKWIPITALPDQLVVNVGDMLERLTNKKLKSTIHRVVNPPKEKMNSSRYSIPFFMHPRSEMDLTCLESCISEENPKQFTDATAGEFLEERLRELGLRK; encoded by the coding sequence ATGGAAATCCTTTTTGATGAGATCCCCAGTTTAGATCTAGCAGATTTCACTACTGGTTCCCCAGAAAAAAAAGCGGCTTTTGTAAAAAAACTAGGGGAGGCCTACCAAAATATCGGTTTTGTGGCAATAAAAAACCATGGCCTATCACAAGAGCTCCAGGATAGACTATATCATTCTATCAAGTCTTTTTTTGCCCTTCCAGATGAAGTCAAATCTCAATACGAAAAACCAGAAATAGGTTTCCAGAGAGGTTATACAGGAAAAGGAAAAGAACATGCCAAAGGTAGAAATACGGGAGACCTGAAGGAATTTTACCATGTAGGCCAAGAACTTGCAAATATTCCTGATTCTGATCCTGTCAAAAAAGAATATCCAGCAAATCTTTGGCCAGCTGAGATTCCAGAATTTCAGAATGATGCAAATGAAGCTTATCGAACCCTGGAGAGTGCTGGCAAAGCCATGCTTCAGGCCATCGCTTTGAATCTAGAGCTTCCAGAGGATTATTTCGAAGACAAAGTTGCTTATGGTAATTCTATTTTACGCCAAATCCATTACTTCCCAATTGAAAATCCGGATGAGGTGCCTGCAGATGCCGTAAGAGCTGCTGAACATGGAGACATCAATTTGATCACCTTATTGATGGGTGCAAGTGCGGATGGACTTCAAGTTTTGAGAAAAGATGGAAAATGGATTCCAATCACAGCACTTCCCGATCAATTGGTAGTCAATGTGGGTGATATGCTGGAAAGGTTGACCAATAAAAAATTAAAATCTACAATTCATCGAGTGGTCAATCCTCCCAAAGAAAAAATGAACTCGAGTAGGTATTCCATACCTTTCTTTATGCATCCTAGATCCGAAATGGATTTGACTTGTCTGGAAAGCTGTATTTCAGAAGAAAATCCTAAACAATTTACTGATGCAACTGCAGGTGAGTTTTTGGAGGAAAGATTACGTGAACTTGGATTAAGAAAGTAG
- a CDS encoding HipA family kinase — protein sequence MKQNFNLRTVNVTRYILPLREGGSLPALADADDGFKYVLKFRGAGQREKALISEFLGGEIAGILGLRIPELVFANLDPAFGRSEGDEEIQDLLKGSQGLNLALHFLSGAINYDPLAMSIDPLLASKIVWLDMLITNVDRTFRNTNMLMWNRDLWLIDHGAAFLFHHSWTNWEKSATATFPIIKNHVLLPQATELEEVNSEFKKILSPEIFKDLVSTLPEDWLLAGRDSDDVEELRKVYTDFLSLRLSNSDQFTKEAQDARKALI from the coding sequence ATGAAACAAAATTTCAATCTCCGTACCGTCAACGTCACCCGATACATACTTCCGCTTAGGGAGGGTGGCTCTTTACCTGCTTTGGCTGATGCCGATGATGGTTTTAAATATGTTTTAAAATTTCGTGGTGCCGGACAAAGGGAGAAAGCGTTGATATCGGAGTTTCTAGGTGGAGAAATTGCTGGAATTTTGGGTCTTAGAATTCCGGAATTGGTTTTTGCCAATTTAGACCCGGCTTTTGGAAGATCAGAAGGGGATGAAGAAATCCAAGATCTTTTAAAAGGAAGTCAAGGTCTCAATTTAGCGCTACACTTTTTATCAGGAGCCATCAATTATGATCCTCTGGCAATGAGTATAGACCCATTATTGGCTTCAAAAATTGTTTGGTTAGACATGTTGATCACCAATGTGGATAGAACATTCAGAAATACAAATATGCTTATGTGGAACCGTGATTTATGGCTTATAGATCATGGAGCTGCGTTTCTATTTCATCATTCATGGACCAATTGGGAGAAGAGTGCAACAGCAACATTCCCAATCATCAAAAACCATGTACTATTACCTCAAGCCACAGAATTAGAAGAGGTGAATTCAGAATTTAAAAAAATATTAAGCCCAGAAATCTTCAAAGACCTCGTTTCGACATTGCCAGAAGATTGGTTATTAGCTGGACGAGACTCAGACGATGTAGAAGAGCTGAGAAAGGTCTATACCGACTTTTTGAGCCTTCGCCTATCCAATTCAGATCAATTTACTAAAGAAGCCCAAGATGCAAGGAAAGCACTTATATGA
- a CDS encoding DUF3037 domain-containing protein — MQGKHLYEYAIIRVVPRVEREEFINVGVILCEWKSGFLASKIFLHKEKLLALDPNADIEMIEKNLKSFEKICLGNSNGGPIAEMDLGSRFRWLTAVRSSIIQTSRPHTGYSLDLEKTLINIFEEQVG, encoded by the coding sequence ATGCAAGGAAAGCACTTATATGAGTATGCCATCATCCGTGTGGTACCTCGGGTGGAAAGAGAAGAATTTATTAACGTTGGAGTGATCCTCTGCGAATGGAAAAGTGGGTTTTTAGCTTCAAAAATCTTTTTGCATAAGGAAAAACTATTGGCTTTAGACCCTAATGCGGATATCGAAATGATTGAGAAAAACCTCAAATCATTTGAGAAGATCTGCCTGGGAAATTCCAATGGAGGCCCAATCGCTGAGATGGACTTAGGGTCAAGATTTAGATGGTTGACCGCAGTCAGAAGTTCCATTATCCAAACATCTAGACCACACACTGGGTATAGCCTTGATTTAGAGAAGACCTTAATTAATATTTTTGAAGAACAAGTGGGCTAA